One region of Peromyscus eremicus chromosome 4, PerEre_H2_v1, whole genome shotgun sequence genomic DNA includes:
- the Lpin3 gene encoding phosphatidate phosphatase LPIN3, with protein MNYVGQLAETVFGTVKELYRGLNPATLSGGIDVLVVKQTDGSFRCSPFHVRFGKLGVLRSREKVVDIEINGEPVDLHMKLGDSGEAFFVQELDSDEEDVPPRLVTSPIPWGGLSGFPSDSQLGTASEPEGLVITGRKKRRRRRKPRRREDAVDSSSEELEAGAESELPLPEKPTPESPRAQEEEESSLQPKDIYPYSDGECTPQANLSSGDLMSPKSDSELELRSLEPSPLRAESHMQWAWGRLPKVAKAERLELSMVLDSMAEAISALPGQPEPGISSSSSSVAGMDPLRLPLLHPAAGADTVHPDVETHCERALVDSPLAAPESKETKTQNSRGTVHPPATKSWSWATLESHITSGHPEVSKGKGSLKRNHHLGPSDIYLDDLPSLDSENAALYFPQSDSGMGARRWSEPSNRKLLENPNPEHIAEPTLDSVDRIALSLCGGLADTRDISPEKFSQHMVSYEDLTKNPGLLDDPNLVVKINEKHYNWAVAAPMILSLQAFQRNLPESTVDKLEKEKMPRKGGRWWFSWRRRDFSAQEHTAQREKTTTRKQQGEKTEVLSSDDDAPDSPVILEVPPLPPATPGYIPTYKKSLRLSSDQIRCLNLHEGANDVVFSVTTQYQGTCRCKATIYLWNWDDRVVISDIDGTITKSDALGHILPQLGKDWTHQGITSLYHKIHLNGYKFLYCSARAIGMADLTKGYLQWVSERGCGLPKGPILLSPSSLFSALHREVIEKKPEVFKVACLSDIQQLFLPQEQPFYAAFGNRPNDVFAYQQVGLPESRIFTVNPRGDLVQELIKNHKSTYQRLGEVVELLFPPVGRGPSTDLANPEYSNFCYWREPLPCVDFDCLA; from the exons ATGAACTATGTGGGGCAGCTGGCAGAGACGGTGTTTGGAACAGTTAAGGAACTATACAGGGGCCTAAACCCCGCCACGTTGAGTGGCGGCATCGATGTGCTGGTGGTGAAGCAGACAGATGGCTCCTTCCGATGCTCACCCTTCCATGTCCGGTTCGGCAAGCTGGGGGTCCTGCGGTCACGGGAGAAGGTG GTGGACATTGAAATCAATGGAGAGCCAGTGGACTTGCACATGAAGCTGGGGGACAGTGGCGAGGCCTTCTTTGTCCAGGAGCTGGACAGTGATGAG GAAGATGTGCCTCCTCGCCTGGTTACCTCACCCATCCCCTGGGGAGGCCTGTCAGGCTTTCCCTCAGACTCCCAACTGGGCACAGCCAGTGAGCCTGAGGGCCTCGTCATCACTGGGCGGAAAAAGAGGCGGCGCAGGAGGAAACCCAGGCGCAGGGAGGATGCTGTGGACTCCAGTTCTGAGGAGTTGGAGGCAGGTGCTGAGAGTGAGCTGCCCTTGCCAGAAAAGCCAACACCAGAGTCCCCAAG ggctcaggaggaagaggagtccTCATTGCAGCCTAAGGATATCTACCCTTACTCTGATGGCGAGTGTACCCCGCAGGCCAA CCTTTCATCAGGTGACCTAATGTCCCCTAAGAGTGACTCTGAGCTGGAGCTGCGGTCCTTGGAGCCTAGTCCCCTGAGAGCTGAATCTCACATGCAGTGGGCCTGGGGGAGACTGCCTAAG GTGGCGAAAGCTGAGCGGCTTGAGTTGTCTATGGTCCTTGACAGTATGGCCGAGGCAATCTCTGCTCTTCCCGGACAACCTGAACCTggcatttcttcttcttcctcctccgtGGCTGGTATGGACCCTTTGAGACTCCCACTGCTGCACCCAGCAGCCGGGGCTGATACAGTGCATCCTGATGTAGAGACACATTGTGAGAGGGCTCTAGTGGATTCTCCTCTTGCTGCCCCAGAGAGTAAGGAAACCAAGACTCAGAATTCTAGGGGTACAGTCCACCCTCCTGCCACTAAATCATGGAGCTGGGCCACTCTGGAGAGCCACATTACCTCTGGGCATCCAGAAGTCTCCAAGGGAAAAG GTTCCCTGAAGAGAAACCACCACCTGGGGCCCAGTGACATCTACCTGGATGATCTACCCTCCTTGGACTCTGAGAACGCAGCCCTTTATTTCCCCCAGAG TGATAGTGGGATGGGGGCCAGGAGGTGGAGTGAGCCCAGTAACCGGAAACTCCTGGAGAATCCCAACCCCGAGCACATAGCAGAACCCACTCTGGACTCAGTGGACAGAATAGCGTTGTCCCTCTGTGGTGGACTGGCTGACACCCGAGACATCTCCCCGG AGAAGTTCAGCCAGCACATGGTCTCCTATGAGGATCTCACTAAAAATCCCGGGCTTCTGGATGACCCAAACCTCGTGGTGAAAATCAATGAGAA GCATTATAACTGGGCTGTGGCTGCTCCCATGATCCTTTCTCTGCAAGCCTTCCAGAGGAACTTACCTGAG AGCACTGTGGACAAACTTGAGAAAGAGAAGATGCCCCGGAAGGGTGGGCGATGGTGGTTTTCCTGGAGACGCAGGGACTTCTCAGCTCAGGAG CACACTGCCCAGAGGGAGAAAACCACAACCAGGAAGCAGCAGGG agagaagacagaagtcCTAAGCAGTGATGATGATGCCCCAGACAGCCCTGTGATCCTTGAAGTCCCCCCACTGCCACCTGCCACTCCAGGCTACATCCCTACCTACAAGAAGTCCCTTCGTCTGTCTTCTGATCAGATC CGATGTCTGAACCTGCATGAAGGAGCTAACGATGTGGTCTTCAGTGTGACTACCCAGTACCAAGGCACCTGCCGTTGCAAAGCCACCATCTACCTGTGGAACTGGGATGACAGGGTGGTCATCTCTGACATTGATGGCACCATCACCAA GTCGGATGCTCTGGGCCACATTCTGCCCCAGCTGGGGAAAGACTGGACACATCAGGGCATTACTAGTCTCTACCACAAAATCCACCT AAACGGATACAAATTCCTGTACTGCTCAGCACGGGCCATCGGCATGGCTGACCTCACCAAGGGGTACTTGCAGTGGGTGAGCGAGCGTGGCTGTGGCCTTCCCAAGGGCCCCATCCTGCTGTCTCCCAGCAGCctcttctctgccctccacag GGAGGTGATCGAGAAAAAGCCAGAGGTGTTCAAGGTTGCCTGCCTGAGTGACATCCAGCAGCTGTTTCTGCCCCAAGAACAACCCTTCTATGCTGCCTTTGGGAACAGGCCAAAT GATGTTTTTGCCTACCAGCAGGTGGGCCTCCCTGAATCTCGAATCTTCACAGTCAACCCCCGGGGAGACCTCGTGCAGGAACTCATAAAGAACCACAAATCCAC GTACCAGCGGCTCGGGGAGGTGGTTGAGCTTCTCTTCCCACCCGTGGGGCGTGGCCCCAGCACAGACTTGGCCAACCCTGAATACAGCAACTTCTGCTATTGGCGGGAGCCACTGCCATGTGTGGACTTCGATTGCCTGGCTTGA
- the Emilin3 gene encoding EMILIN-3 produces the protein MGRRLPMWLCAVAALLSGAQAKGTPLLARPAQPSASRYSLYTTGWRPRLRPGPHKSLCAYVVHRNVTCVLQEGAESYVKAEYRQCGWGPNCPSQSGEYRSVLRPRYKIGYKTVTDLAWRCCPGLTGEGCPEHLTDHGATPPHREPEPQIPLGQLGPGPRPPPYSREAPSSHGRKGQGLFGERLEQLEGDVRRLSQAYGTLSGLVASHEDPSRITGDPRTPVAPIGFGVIPEGLVDPEDRGRGPLIPPLGEILNKVTEVSNTLQTKVQLLDEVHGLALGHEAHLQRLREAPPSPLTSLALLEEYVDQRLQRLWGSLLDGFEQKLQGIQSECDLHVQEVRQQCEEGQAASQRLHQSLDGRELALRRELSQLGTQLQGLTLTGGGTCCSQLALISARVDSLERNLQAVTEAQGGLSTLAADELARISAAVLQGGVDGLLEGLETINGTENGARGCCLRMEMGGWSVGGFGSMLEERVQSLEERLAALTGELSHDSAAPDRSARPLVQTELAVLEQRLVSLETSCTPSTTSAILDNLVAEVKAWQSRSEALLHQVASHTALLQQLNGTVAEVQGQLAEGTGSSLQGEITLLKVNLNSVSKSLTGLSDSVSQYSDAFVTANTSLDERERKVEAEVHAIQEQVISQGSRLQAGHRQVLNLRGELERLKAGVASVAGGLSRCRDTAQELQHTVGHFDQRVSRVEGAYERLGLLAAHLNSLPTEQLSRSRDGLWGHIDKLNRTLAQHTQDIARLRDDLLDCRAQLAEVRPGQAD, from the exons GTCCCTCTGTGCCTATGTGGTGCACAGGAATGTGACCTGCGTTCTACAGGAGGGAGCAGAGAGCTATGTAAAGGCTGAGTACCGCCAGTGTGGGTGGGGGCCCAATTGCCCTTCACAATCAGGTGA GTACCGCTCAGTGCTCAGACCCAGATACAAGATTGGCTACAAGACTGTGACAGACCTGGCCTGGCGTTGCTGCCCTGGTCTTACTGGAGAAGGCTGCCCTGAACACCTCACGGACCATGGAGCTACCCCACCACACCGAGAGCCAGAGCCCCAGATTCCCTTAGGGCAGCTGGGCCCAGGCCCCAGACCTCCTCCTTACAGCAGAGAGGCCCCAAGCTCTCATG gaaGAAAAGGCCAAGGGCTGTTTGGTGAGCGGCTAGAACAGCTGGAGGGCGATGTTCGGCGCCTGTCACAAGCTTATGGCACTCTGAGTGGTTTGGTGGCCAGCCATGAGGACCCCAGTAGGATTACTGGTGACCCTAGGACTCCCGTTGCACCTATAGGCTTTGGGGTCATCCCTGAAGGGCTGGTAGacccagaagacagaggcagaggaccaCTCATCCCTCCTCTGGGTGAGATCCTGAATAAAGTGACAGAGGTGAGTAACACGTTACAGACCAAGGTGCAGCTCTTAGATGAGGTGCATGGGCTGGCCCTCGGTCACGAGGCTCACCTGCAGCGGCTGCGGGAAGCCCCGCCATCCCCACTGACCTCCCTAGCGCTGCTGGAGGAGTATGTAGATCAGCGGCTACAACGACTCTGGGGGAGCCTGCTGGATGGCTTTGAGCAGAAGCTGCAAGGTATTCAAAGTGAGTGTGACCTGCACGTGCAGGAGGTGCGGCAGCAGTGTGAGGAGGGCCAAGCAGCCAGCCAGCGCTTACACCAGAGCCTTGATGGCCGGGAGCTGGCCCTGCGTCGGGAGCTCTCACAGCTGGGCACTCAGCTGCAGGGCCTGACTCTGACTGGTGGGGGCACCTGCTGCAGCCAACTGGCTTTGATCAGTGCCCGGGTGGACAGCCTTGAGAGGAACCTGCAGGCTGTCACGGAGGCGCAAGGTGGCCTCAGCACCCTGGCTGCAGATGAGCTTGCACGTATCTCAGCTGCTGTGCTCCAGGGAGGTGTGGACGGGCTGCTTGAGGGCCTAGAGACCATTAATGGGACAGAGAATGGAGCAAGGGGCTGCTGTCTGAGAATGGAGATGGGGGGCTGGAGTGTCGGTGGCTTCGGGTCTATGCTGGAAGAGCGTGTACAGAGCCTAGAGGAGCGTCTGGCGGCCCTGACTGGAGAGCTAAGCCACGACAGTGCCGCACCAGACAGATCCGCACGGCCGCTTGTGCAGACAGAGCTAGCCGTGCTGGAGCAACGGCTAGTCTCCCTGGAGACCTCATGCACCCCAAGTACCACCTCAGCCATCCTGGACAACCTTGTGGCAGAGGTGAAGGCCTGGCAGAGCCGGAGTGAGGCCCTCCTACACCAGGTGGCCAGTCACACGGCTCTGCTCCAACAGCTCAATGGTACAGTAGCCGAAGTTCAGGGGCAGCTGGCAGAAGGGACAGGCAGCTCCCTCCAGGGTGAGATCACTTTGTTGAAGGTCAACTTGAACTCGGTGAGCAAGTCCCTCACAGGCCTCAGTGATTCCGTCAGCCAGTACTCGGATGCCTTCGTGACCGCCAACACATCCCTAGATGAACGAGAGCGAAAGGTGGAAGCGGAAGTCCACGCCATCCAGGAACAGGTCATCAGTCAAGGCTCAAGGCTTCAGGCCGGCCACAGGCAGGTCCTGAACCTGCGAGGGGAGCTGGAAAGGCTCAAGGCTGGTGTGGCCAGTGTGGCTGGAGGGTTGAGCCGCTGCCGGGACACAGCCCAGGAACTCCAGCATACGGTGGGCCACTTTGACCAACGGGTGTCGCGAGTGGAAGGAGCCTATGAGAGGCTGGGCCTGTTGGCTGCCCACCTGAACAGTTTGCCTACTGAGCAGTTGAGCAGGTCCAGGGACGGCCTGTGGGGCCACATAGACAAGCTGAACCGCACGCTGGCCCAGCACACGCAGGACATTGCCCGACTCCGGGATGACCTGCTGGACTGCAGAGCCCAGCTGGCTGAGGTGAGGCCAGGGCAAGCTGACTAG